The DNA sequence TTTTTTGGATAATGCAAAGGTATTTGAATACGGTGATCATCCTCTACGCTTAAAATAATTTTAGACATGTTCTCAATTACTTCAACCGGATGCTTACCTACGGAGGTTTCTCCACTTAACATAACCGCGTCAGCGCCATCTAGTACAGAATTAGCCACGTCATTAACTTCCGCTCTAGTAGGTGTTAACCCGTCAATCATGCTTTCCATCATTTGAGTTGCTATGATCACAGGTTTACAGTGAGTTTTACATATGCTAACCAAATTCTTTTGAATTAAAGGAACTTTTTCCATCGGAATTTCAATTCCTAAATCTCCTCTGGCTACCATGATTCCATCGACAACATGAACTATTTCTTCAATGTTAGTTATAGCTTCCGGTTTTTCAATTTTTGCAATAATTGGGATTTTATGATCACAATGTTTCTTAATTAAATTTTGTAAATCTATAACATCCTCTTTATGTCTAACAAAGGAAAGCGCAATCCAATCAAATTCGTATTTAATTGCAGTTATCGCATCTTTAATATCCTTTTCAGTTAAAGCAGGTAAAGAAATTTGAGTATTCGGTAAGTTAACTCCTTTTTTAGATTTTAAAGGACCTCCTTGAATAACTTTTGCTACTACTTTATCTGTTAAATTAGTTTCTAAAACTTCAAAAATTAATTTTCCGTCATCCAAAAGTATTCTTTCTCCCACTTTGACATCTTTAGCAAATTGGGGGTAACTCATATAGACCTGTTTTGCGTCGCCTTCTATATTTTCATTGGTAAACGTAATTGTATCTCCAGCATTAACAATTGTTCCTTCTTTAACAATACCTACTCTAAGTTTAGGCCCTTGTAAATCGGCTAATAAGGCTACGCTAAAGCCATGTTCTTCATTAAGGTCTCTAACTGTACGTACCCATTTTTCAACAACTTCTTCTTCTGCATGAGAGAAATTCACTCTAATTACATTTACGCCTGCTTGGAACATCTTTAATAATGTATTCTTATCTTCAGATGCAGGACCAATAGTAGCTACTATCTTCGTTTTTTTTCTAAATCCACTCATTATGTAGGTAATATCAAATTTTCTAAATTTTTTATTTTAATTTTATCTATATTTATTTCACTAAATTTATAAATATTTTTAAGATTTCCCAAATTTATATAGAATTCTTCATCTAATATGACATCTGATTTTAAGAAATAATTGTAATATTTATATTCAGGGATTAAAATTTTAACTTTTTCGATCTGGTCAAAAAAACTTTCGTTTTCATGTATGGTTTGAGGAAAGGAGAAGTTACTTATTAATTCTAATTTTTGTTTAGTCTTTTCGTGGAAAAACCTATAAATTGAGAAAATATAAGTAATCCCATCTTCTATTATTTGCTGGTCATTGACTCGCTTAAAATTAAGGTTACAATTCTTATTTAAATAGAATACAAAATCATAATCTTTATTAATACAGGTTTTAAATCCTAATAAATTAAAATCAAATATTGGATCATTTACTTCCCAATCTAAAGAATATGTTTTTAGTATACTCATTTATTTTGCAGAGAATTATAATACTTGCTAAGACTATGATAGGCTCTTCTGGAAGCGCTCTCTTCGGCTTTTTTCTTAGAAGTAGCTCTTCCTTTAGCAATAATCTTATTATCCAGTTGAATTATAGAATTAAAGATTAATGATTCTTCTGCATTTTCTTCTTGAAAAGTATTAAAAATAATTTCGAGTTTATTTTTTTGAGCCCATTCAATAATCAGACTTTTGTAACTTGCAATTCTTTTTTCAAGCTGTTCAAAGTTTTCTTGCTTAATGAGTGTTTCTTTAATAAAATTTCGACAAAATTCAAATCCACTATCTATATAAATTGCACCAACTAACGCTTCATATAAATTTCCATTTATATTTTCGCCCAAACTTGTATTTTGCCTCTTTTGAAGAAAAGAGGTTAATTTTAAATCTGCTCCTAAAACATTTAAGGATTTTCGACTTACCAGTTTGGATCGCATCTGAGTAAGATAACCTTCTTTTTTATCAGGTGCTTGATGGTATAAATAGTCAGATACTATACTTGATAATATGGAATCTCCTAGAAATTCTAATCTTTCGAAATTCTTATTATCATTTGTATTAATTGAGGAATGAGTAAAGCACTCATAGAAAATCGACAGGTTGGATGGTTTATATCCAATAAGATTTTCAATTTTCTTATTAAAAGTTATTTCCTCTTTTTTTTTAGAATTTTGTTTAAATAAATATGAACATAAAAGTATTTTTTTCCAAATACTCATTTGTTAGTAATCTCTTATTTTAAAATTTCTTTAAAATAACACATGCATTATGACCTCCAAAACCAAAAGTATTACTCATTGCATAATTTACTTGTTTTTCTTTTGCTACATTAAAAGTAAAATCTAATCTTTTATCAAACTCTTCATCGTCAGTAAAGTGATTGATTGTAGGCGGAACTTTATTTTCTCTGATAGCCACAATACAAGCCAAGGCTTCAATAGCACCTGCAGCACCCAATAAATGACCGGTCATTGATTTGGTTGAATTGATCTGGATGTTATACGCATGTTCACCAAATAATTTTAGGATAGCTTTTGATTCAGCTAAATCTCCCAATGGTGTTGAAGTCCCATGGACATTAATATGGTTGATATCTGTTAATTCTATTCCGGCATCCTCAATAGCATTTTTCATAACATTATATGCTCCTAATCCTTCAGGATGCGGGGCTGTCATATGATAGGCGTCGGAACTTAATCCTCCCCCAACTACTTCGGCATAAATAGTAGCCCCTCTTTTTACTGCATGTTCGTATTCTTCTAGAATAAGGGTTCCTGCTCCTTCTCCAAGAACAAATCCATCTCTATCCTTATCAAAAGGTCTAGAGGCAGTTTTAGGATCATCATTACGAGTAGACATAGCGTGTAAAGCGTTAAAACCACCAACACCACTTGCTACTATCCCGGCTTCGGAACCTCCTGTTATAATTACATCTGCCTTACCTAATCTTAATAGCATTAAAGCATCAATTATAGAATTGGAAGAAGAAGCACAAGCTGAAACAGTTGCATAATTCGGCCCTCTAAATCCATATTCGATTGAAATAAGACCTGCGGTCATATCTGCAATCATTTTTGGAATGAAGAATGGATTAAATCTAGGGGTTCCATTTCCTAAAGCATAAGCGGTAATTTCTTGCTCAAAAGTGTTTAAACCACCTATTCCGGATCCCCATACAACTCCTACTCTATCTTTATTTAAATCAGAATATTCTAATATTTTACTATCGATTACTGCTTCTTTGGTAGAAATTAACCCAAATTGAGCACATCGATCATATTTGCGAATATCTTTTTTTTCAAAATAATCCTCTGGATTATAATTCTTTACTTCGCAAGCGAATTTTGTTTTAAAATTTGTTGCGTCAAATAGAGTAATTGGACTAGCCCCACTAACTCCGCTTAATAAAGCTTTACAGTATTCTTTAAAATTATTTCCGATTGGAGTTATTGCACCCAGTCCAGTTACTACTACTCGTTTTAAAGCCATACTTGAATGTGTCTTTGTGTAAATTATTGTTTGTTTACTTCTTCAATATAAGAAATGGCTTGACCAACTGTTGAAATCTTTTCTGCTTGATCATCAGGTATTTGAATATCAAATTCCTTTTCAAACTCCATGATTAATTCTACTGTGTCTAATGAATCTGCCCCCAAGTCATTTGTAAAACTTGCTTCTGGTGTAACTTCGCTTTCATCTACTCCTAGTTTATCTACGATGATAGCTTTTACTCTTGATGTAATGTCAGACATAACCTTTTATTTTTTTATTATAGTTCAGTCGGCAAATATAAAAATTTTTTTACTATAATAATATTTTTTAATACTTTTTGATTGAAATGCTCATTCTTCAAAGAATTTATTGCAATTTTATTAACCTTAAAATCAACACATTAAAATGCATTTAAATAGTACTTTAAATTATTAATAATTTTTATGTTTTTCTGTCATATTTTATTAAATTATAGTTAACAATTACAATAAAGTATCATTTAAAAAATTTTCTTTCAATGTAATTTAGCGAATCATAAACTCCTTTTCCATACTTATATGAAGAAATATAATGTGCTTTTTCTTGTAAAGATTTTACCGCATTGTTTACTGCACATCCAAAAAAAGAATTTGTAATCATTTCCAAATCATTATAAGAATCGCCAAATGAAAAAATTCTACTTTCCATATTTTTTACTACCTCTTCTACTGCTAAATATTTATTTATATTTGAAGAAAATATTTCTATGTAAGAATTTGATGAAGTAGTTATGTGAACCCCTTTAAGATTGTTTTTTAAATCTTCGGTTACTTCTTTTAAATTTTTTTCTTCAACAATTAATATTTTTAATACCTCTTGAAAATTATAATCTTTTAAAGGCAATGCCTGATGATTAACTCCTTTTACTTCTTTGCAGTAAACTTCTGTTTCTAAAGATGATGCATACCAAGCTTCTTCTGTGTAAAACCATAAGTTTAAATATTTCTGCTTGACTTGCAAAAAATATTTTATGATATCAAGAGATATGGGATAGGTTTTAAATGTCTTGTTTTTATATAAAATATGTGCTCCGTTTAATGCAATTATATAATCAATGATAAGGTCTTCCGGTGAATACATGCTTATAATTCCTTGAAAAGGGCGGCCGGATGCTAATATAACTTCACCTAATTTTAAAGCTTTTTGTAAAGCTTTAATTCCATAAGCATCTAAGCTAGGTTTGCATGGGGCAGTTAATGTTCCGTCAATATCTGTAACAAATATATTTTTCATAATATTTTACTATTTCTTAAATTTAATCAATATTATCTGAATTATAAGTTTTGATTACCTTTGAGATATTAAATATTTAGTATGTTATCTTCTATACCCTTAAAACAAATTTTATTTCTTGATTTGGAAACCGTTCCTCAACATGAAAATTGGAACGAATTATCTGAAAGAACTAAAGTTTTATGGGAGAAAAAAACTCAATTTCAAAGGAAAGAAAATGTTTCCCCGGAAGAGTATTATTATGAAAGAGCAGGAATACTTTCTGAATTTGGTAAAATTATATGTTTATCTTGTGGATTAATTATCGAGGATAAAAAAATTCGTATTAAAAGTTTTTATGGTGATTACGAAGAAAAAATATTAATCGAATTTAATGAATTATTAAAATCAAATTATTTTAAATCCAATTTGATTTTATGTGCTCATAACGGTAAAGAATTTGATTTTCCTTATCTCGCCCGGCGAATGATGATTCATCAAATAGAGCTGCCTAAAATTTTAAGATTTCACGGTAAAAAACCATGGGAAATTCAACATCTTGATACTATGGATTTGTGGAAATTCGGAGATTATAAACACTATACATCCCTGGATTTATTATCTCATGTTTTTGGATTGCCTTCTCCTAAAGATGACATGAATGGCAGTGAGGTATCTGATGTATATTATAAAGATAAAAATCTAGAACGTATAAAAACATATTGTGAAAATGATGTGATAACGCTTATAAATGTATTTCGTAAAATGAGATATGAATCCGTTCTTGAAAGAGAATAAATTTGTTTATTTATTTTCAACCCGCAATTTATTGTTTTCCAAAAAATAGAAACATGTCTGATAATTAGCTATTGCTTCATCAGCTACAGAAGTATCAATGGATTTTGATTTTTTCATTTGAGTTCCTTCTATCACATTATATTGTTCAATTTTTTGGTTAGGTGATAAAACAATTAATTTATTATCTTTTAAATATCCTAATTTCTGATAGGTTGCGATTAATGCTCGTGGTTGATAAGTAGAGTCAAATACATCTTGCCCATAAAAACGTGATGAATAGGAAAAATGTAATTTTCCAAAAAGTGTAGGCATAAGATCAATTTGGGAAACCAGCTTAGAAAACTTTTCCGGTTTAATAAATCCAGGAGAATATATAATTGCAGGTATTTTGTATTTATCCAAAGGTATATCTTCTTTACCGGCACTTGAGGCACAGTGATCTGCTACAAACACGAATACTGTATTGGGAAACCAAGGACGTTTTTTTGCTTCTTCGATAAATCTACCAATAGCATAATCCGTATATTTTACTCCTCCTTCTCTGGATTTACTGGTATTAGATATATCTATTTTCCCTGAGGGATAGGTAAATGGCCTGTGATTACTTACTGTCATAATGTGTCCGAAAAAGGGAGACTTATGTTTACTATTTTCATCAAATACATGGATTGCTTTCATAAACATATCTTCGTCACATACTCCCCATATATTAGCAAAAGTTATCTCATCTTTTTTAAAAGAACTTCTATCTATAACATTATATCCATTTCCTTCAAAAAAAGTATTCATATTATCAAAATATCCATATCCACCATAAAAATATTGAACCGTATATCCTCTGCGTTTGAATAAATACCCCGTAGAAAACATATGATCATTGTTATTTCTTTTTATTAAACTTTCACCGGGTGATGGCGGGATACATAGGGTAACAGATTCTAAACCTCTAACGGTTCTATTTCCGGTAGCATACATATCAGTAAAAAAAAGTCCTTCTTTTGCCAATTTATCTAAGTTTGGTGTCAAATGTTGAGTATTTCCAAATTCCTTTAGAAAACCGGCACTCATACTTTCTATGGTTACAAGAATAACGTTTTTATGAAGTTCCGGGAGAGTATCCTTTATAATTTTGGTATTATTATTTGCAGACCATTCATTATCATAAATTTTATTGATTAGTGAAAATGCTTTTTGTAAGGGCAATTTTGCATAAAATTTATCATAGTTTAAGGAACTGTCGCTATATGCATTACAAAATCGAACTAATCCGTTTGCTTGTAATTCATTTACAAAGGCATTATCTGAATTTTCATACTTTTCATTTACTTTTAAAAGAAAAATTGCACCTACAAATAGTATTATATAAACTATACTGTTTATTAATTTTGTTTTAAAATTAGGTAAATCTTCAAAATAATTTTTGGATTTTTTGAGATAAAATATAGTAATCAATACTGAGATTACTATTAATGCAGAAAACATGGGAATAATGGGATAGGATTCTAAAATATTCCCGATTACCTCATTGGTATATATTAAATAGTCAACAGCTATAAAATTATATCTTACCCCGAATTCATTCCAAAATAAAAATTCACTGATTACATTGAAATTAATTAAAAAAATGTATAAAAAGAAAATAAAAAAGTATATGCAATAACGCCATGTTTGCCTTATTTTAGGGATCAATAGTAATATTATATATGATGAGGCTTTTATTAACACAAATGTTTTTATTATTTTAGGAACAGCACTTCCATAATCATCAAAAACCGTTTTAAAAAGAAACAAATAACCAATTAAAATCAAAAAAAGACATAATATAATGTATTTTAAAGGTGATTTAAATTTTGAATCGGTAATGAAGATTAGATGTATCCAAAAAAAAACAAAAATTAAAATTGATACACAAAAATCATTAAGTAGACCAACAGAAAATATTTTTAAATAGTCAATAAATGAAAAATTTGAATCAGTAACAGGTGAAAAGAGGAGAACAATTCTTAAGATTAAACCAACTATTATGTAAAAACTTGAAATCTTTATAAATGGCGCTACTAACTTTTTCATTAATTATTTATCGTATTTTCTTTAGTTTATTTGTTATTTATTAAATGAAACGTATTAATTTTTTTTATACTATTTAAAATAACGAAAAAAAATTATCAATAGTATAATCAACTAATAATTATTATTTTTTCTCAATTATTGTAAATAATCAAATATATAAAATTATTATAATTCACAACTTGTTTGAAAAATAATTATGGAATTTTTAAATTTTAATTTAAGCATTGCTTGAATTATTTATTTAATTATTAAGCTTATTTTTAAAAATATCTTTTTAAGACTTTTTTCTTTACTGATTAATATTCTCTATTATTATAATTATAAACTTCTTTAAATAAAAAAGGGTAAATTAATTTACCCTTTTTTATCAATTAAATTTATCCATTTTATGGATTAGTAAATGATTTATTCTTCTATTCTAAAAAGAAATCTAAAGAATGAAAAAAATTTAATTCTTATTGTATGAAAATTTATTTAGCATTTATCCACAAAAATTTTCTTTTACTTCCAATAATTCCATTGTAAACCATCAAAAATCGCTATACATTGACTTGCAGTATCATAACAAATCATTCCCGGATGTGGACTTTTTACATTTAAATGAGGATCGGAAATTTTTGGCAAAATTAAAGCTTTATCGGCCGCCTCTAAGACTAATACTCCTTCGGGTGTTGAACTCGTATAATCTCCGATGACAACCCCATTTCCTTTTTCAACTGAATCATTAAACTTTACATTAGAAACATTACCTGTTCCGGTTAAATCCATCCAACTATCATTTATTTTCACCTTAACTACTGCATCTTCTTTATCCATTATAAAAGTTCCATCAACCGCTTTCTCCGGTAACGTTTCAACGATAGGCAATAGTATACCTTTAGTAGTCCCTTGACTAAAATCTAAAATTCCACCTTTATCCACCTTCTTTTTACCAATAGCAACTTGCGCGTTTGAAGTTACTGTCAGAAGCAATATAAATAAGATCAATATTTTATTTTTCATATCATTTTTCATTTTTGTGAGTTATTTTCAATTTTGCTCGTCAAAAAATTATTGAGGACAAGTTCTTTCTATACAATGCCACTCCTCACCATTATACAATTTAATACATTTATCCGTAGTATCGTATATAACCATCCCCTCTACTAATTTTTCCTGAGGAATTAAATCAGAACTTGTTCTTGTAATTACAAAACCTTTATTTTTTGATTCCAAAACTATAAATCCATTGTAGATATTAAAAGGCCATCCTTTCAACTCTTTTTCAAGAGTGGTAATTCCTATTTTAGAAACTTCAGTTGAAGGTTCCAGGTTAGGATCTAATGTACAAAATGGAACAGGTGTACAGAATGAAACCAAAACAAAGTTGTTGCCGTCTATATCAATGGAGGCACAATCAATTTCGGAAGATGTCGTCATATCTATATTTATTTCCATTTCCGTAAAATTATTAGGCAGAATTTCAGGCGCTTTAATTTTAAAGCTTAACGTATGATTTCCATTCGGTAAGCTAAAGTCTTCTATTTCGAACTCATTATCTTCAATATCTTCTGTGTTAATTGTACCGTCCGTCATAATAAATGAAGATTTTAAACTTCCTTTAACATATTTGAAACCTTCACTAAATGATGCATTTAAGGTTACATTATCCAATAAAGAATTAGGATTGTTTATATCCATTGTAACTAAAATGGTATCGTCTTCTGCAATACAAGTTTTATCAACTCTAAGATCGCTTATTATAACCGGACTAGGCAAACCTGCTGCAACTGCATTTACAGTGGTATTACCACAACCATCTATAACATCACAACTTTCATAGGATACATTTTCATTATTACGATTTAAATATTTTATAGAAGCCCTTGTGAAATAGGATGTTGTTTTATCTTCTGTAAATTTTGCTCTTGCCGTAATAATAGTTGTAGTCCCACCGGGAACTTTTATTCCTTTTATTGAAAGCAAATCACTGTCTCCATATTCTTTAGTTTCAGTAGTAAACTCTCCGTCTTCAATATTTAAAGATTCTTTCACCCACTGCATACCTTGCGGTAGTTGATCCGTTAATTCTATTATTTTGGATTCGCAATTGGTATTCATGATTTTAAATATAAAAGGCACCTCTTCACAGGTAAGGGTGGATTCAGCAACTTTAAGCGTAAATGCTAGACCATCTTCATTAACTTCCACCGGCTTTGGACAATATAGCTTTATAGCTCCAATACCTATCATTTGTGATCCCGTCGCAGGACGTCTATTATAATGAACTTTATACTCAATAACTATCTTCTCGACAGCTACGGAAAAATCTACTAAAACTTTTCCTCTGGCAGCAGTATATCCTGAAGATCTATAACCACCCGTAGCTTTTGCTGTTGCTATATTTTTATCAATAGTATAAGAACTTTTCTTTTTAGGTGCTACGTGCATAAGCTTTGGTTTAACAATTCCTCCTCCGCAAATTCCGTAAACATTAATTTCATCTGACCTGTACGCTTGGGTATCAATATCAAATATTTCAAACATTGCAGCAGCGGCTCCTCCGTTAAATGAAATGGTAGTAGTGATAGGTTCTTTATCTTTATCAAAATTTCCATATCGGTAAAATTGCAAGGTTTTACCACTTCTTCTCGGGTACTTATATCGTAGAACTTTGCCCGGATCTGAAATATTAATATTGGCAGAGAAATCATCTCCTAAATCAACCGTTTTATCTAGCTGACCATTATTTGCCGCTCCCTTCCAAATTTGCGGTAGATCAATGGTTTTATATCCGCTGAAGCTGCAATTCGTACAAACTCCATCTGACTTAACAGCCCCAAAGGTAA is a window from the Apibacter sp. B3706 genome containing:
- the pyk gene encoding pyruvate kinase, producing MSGFRKKTKIVATIGPASEDKNTLLKMFQAGVNVIRVNFSHAEEEVVEKWVRTVRDLNEEHGFSVALLADLQGPKLRVGIVKEGTIVNAGDTITFTNENIEGDAKQVYMSYPQFAKDVKVGERILLDDGKLIFEVLETNLTDKVVAKVIQGGPLKSKKGVNLPNTQISLPALTEKDIKDAITAIKYEFDWIALSFVRHKEDVIDLQNLIKKHCDHKIPIIAKIEKPEAITNIEEIVHVVDGIMVARGDLGIEIPMEKVPLIQKNLVSICKTHCKPVIIATQMMESMIDGLTPTRAEVNDVANSVLDGADAVMLSGETSVGKHPVEVIENMSKIILSVEDDHRIQIPLHYPKKGSERYITDMICYNAAVMVGQVGAKAIITLTQSGYTAFQISSHRPLANIIVYTSNKRIINMLSLLWGVKAYLYEGANSTDETVVEVNNNIKQKGYIKSGDFVINLNAMPSFANSLTNTLRLTQI
- a CDS encoding IPExxxVDY family protein translates to MSILKTYSLDWEVNDPIFDFNLLGFKTCINKDYDFVFYLNKNCNLNFKRVNDQQIIEDGITYIFSIYRFFHEKTKQKLELISNFSFPQTIHENESFFDQIEKVKILIPEYKYYNYFLKSDVILDEEFYINLGNLKNIYKFSEINIDKIKIKNLENLILPT
- the rnc gene encoding ribonuclease III; the encoded protein is MSIWKKILLCSYLFKQNSKKKEEITFNKKIENLIGYKPSNLSIFYECFTHSSINTNDNKNFERLEFLGDSILSSIVSDYLYHQAPDKKEGYLTQMRSKLVSRKSLNVLGADLKLTSFLQKRQNTSLGENINGNLYEALVGAIYIDSGFEFCRNFIKETLIKQENFEQLEKRIASYKSLIIEWAQKNKLEIIFNTFQEENAEESLIFNSIIQLDNKIIAKGRATSKKKAEESASRRAYHSLSKYYNSLQNK
- the fabF gene encoding beta-ketoacyl-ACP synthase II, with the translated sequence MALKRVVVTGLGAITPIGNNFKEYCKALLSGVSGASPITLFDATNFKTKFACEVKNYNPEDYFEKKDIRKYDRCAQFGLISTKEAVIDSKILEYSDLNKDRVGVVWGSGIGGLNTFEQEITAYALGNGTPRFNPFFIPKMIADMTAGLISIEYGFRGPNYATVSACASSSNSIIDALMLLRLGKADVIITGGSEAGIVASGVGGFNALHAMSTRNDDPKTASRPFDKDRDGFVLGEGAGTLILEEYEHAVKRGATIYAEVVGGGLSSDAYHMTAPHPEGLGAYNVMKNAIEDAGIELTDINHINVHGTSTPLGDLAESKAILKLFGEHAYNIQINSTKSMTGHLLGAAGAIEALACIVAIRENKVPPTINHFTDDEEFDKRLDFTFNVAKEKQVNYAMSNTFGFGGHNACVILKKF
- a CDS encoding acyl carrier protein, with the translated sequence MSDITSRVKAIIVDKLGVDESEVTPEASFTNDLGADSLDTVELIMEFEKEFDIQIPDDQAEKISTVGQAISYIEEVNKQ
- a CDS encoding HAD-IIB family hydrolase: MKNIFVTDIDGTLTAPCKPSLDAYGIKALQKALKLGEVILASGRPFQGIISMYSPEDLIIDYIIALNGAHILYKNKTFKTYPISLDIIKYFLQVKQKYLNLWFYTEEAWYASSLETEVYCKEVKGVNHQALPLKDYNFQEVLKILIVEEKNLKEVTEDLKNNLKGVHITTSSNSYIEIFSSNINKYLAVEEVVKNMESRIFSFGDSYNDLEMITNSFFGCAVNNAVKSLQEKAHYISSYKYGKGVYDSLNYIERKFFK
- a CDS encoding 3'-5' exonuclease yields the protein MLSSIPLKQILFLDLETVPQHENWNELSERTKVLWEKKTQFQRKENVSPEEYYYERAGILSEFGKIICLSCGLIIEDKKIRIKSFYGDYEEKILIEFNELLKSNYFKSNLILCAHNGKEFDFPYLARRMMIHQIELPKILRFHGKKPWEIQHLDTMDLWKFGDYKHYTSLDLLSHVFGLPSPKDDMNGSEVSDVYYKDKNLERIKTYCENDVITLINVFRKMRYESVLERE
- a CDS encoding LTA synthase family protein; translation: MFLFKTVFDDYGSAVPKIIKTFVLIKASSYIILLLIPKIRQTWRYCIYFFIFFLYIFLINFNVISEFLFWNEFGVRYNFIAVDYLIYTNEVIGNILESYPIIPMFSALIVISVLITIFYLKKSKNYFEDLPNFKTKLINSIVYIILFVGAIFLLKVNEKYENSDNAFVNELQANGLVRFCNAYSDSSLNYDKFYAKLPLQKAFSLINKIYDNEWSANNNTKIIKDTLPELHKNVILVTIESMSAGFLKEFGNTQHLTPNLDKLAKEGLFFTDMYATGNRTVRGLESVTLCIPPSPGESLIKRNNNDHMFSTGYLFKRRGYTVQYFYGGYGYFDNMNTFFEGNGYNVIDRSSFKKDEITFANIWGVCDEDMFMKAIHVFDENSKHKSPFFGHIMTVSNHRPFTYPSGKIDISNTSKSREGGVKYTDYAIGRFIEEAKKRPWFPNTVFVFVADHCASSAGKEDIPLDKYKIPAIIYSPGFIKPEKFSKLVSQIDLMPTLFGKLHFSYSSRFYGQDVFDSTYQPRALIATYQKLGYLKDNKLIVLSPNQKIEQYNVIEGTQMKKSKSIDTSVADEAIANYQTCFYFLENNKLRVENK